A genomic region of Limnohabitans curvus contains the following coding sequences:
- a CDS encoding sialic acid TRAP transporter substrate-binding protein SiaP has translation MKLWKKVLLASVVASCASGAFAQTKLKWAHIMETSEPFHIWSMWAANELNKRTNGKYSADVYPASQLGKENDLNQGLTLGTVDIIVTGAGFAAKSYAPIGVTYYPYTFRDVDHLLKFFKSDVYKDLNKGYAEKTGHQILGSMYYGTRHTTANKLITKCADLKGLKMRVPDTPVYLAMPRACGANATPIPFAEVYLALQNGTVEAQENPLTTIEAKKFYEVQKNIILTGHIVEHLNIVVAGKLWKQLTDAEKKIMTDIAQEASEKASVDLVAREKQMVDFFKKKGLSVTDTDRNDFRESVLKSVKFEDFGYRKADWDLIQNIK, from the coding sequence ATGAAATTATGGAAAAAAGTGTTGCTCGCATCGGTTGTTGCGAGTTGTGCAAGTGGCGCATTCGCTCAAACCAAACTCAAGTGGGCCCACATCATGGAGACGTCTGAGCCGTTCCATATATGGTCAATGTGGGCAGCTAACGAACTCAATAAACGCACCAACGGTAAATACTCGGCCGATGTCTATCCGGCTTCGCAACTTGGCAAGGAAAATGATCTGAACCAAGGCCTGACACTTGGCACTGTTGACATCATCGTTACCGGAGCTGGTTTTGCGGCAAAGAGCTATGCCCCAATCGGCGTAACCTACTATCCCTATACCTTCCGGGATGTGGATCATTTGCTTAAATTTTTTAAGAGCGATGTCTACAAGGACCTGAATAAGGGTTATGCCGAGAAAACCGGCCACCAGATACTCGGCTCCATGTATTACGGCACGCGCCATACGACGGCCAACAAACTGATTACAAAGTGCGCCGACCTGAAGGGCTTGAAAATGCGTGTGCCCGATACCCCGGTTTACTTGGCCATGCCACGTGCCTGCGGTGCCAATGCGACGCCAATTCCCTTTGCAGAGGTATACCTTGCATTGCAAAACGGGACGGTAGAGGCGCAAGAGAACCCTCTTACCACCATCGAAGCAAAGAAGTTTTATGAAGTTCAGAAAAACATCATCCTCACTGGGCATATCGTTGAACACCTGAACATCGTGGTGGCAGGAAAGCTTTGGAAACAGCTGACCGATGCCGAGAAAAAGATCATGACCGACATCGCACAGGAGGCGTCGGAAAAAGCATCGGTCGACCTCGTGGCCCGCGAAAAACAAATGGTTGATTTCTTCAAGAAAAAAGGCTTGTCTGTGACTGACACAGATCGCAATGATTTCCGCGAGTCGGTACTCAAGAGTGTCAAATTTGAAGACTTCGGCTATCGCAAGGCCGACTGGGATCTCATCCAAAACATCAAATAA
- a CDS encoding Bug family tripartite tricarboxylate transporter substrate binding protein: MPSYKQLLALIAGLAIAISAQAQNYPNKAIKMIIPFPPGGATDIVGRIVAEALSKELGQPVVVDNKSGAGGSIGTTAIARAAPDGYTLGIATVGTHAANPACNPKGGYDALQDFAPISNLARTPNVLSIFPGIGAKNYQELHAYLKKNPGKVRYATGGACGVHHLTGALFTSLTGTDIIHVPYRGSGPALTDVMSGHVELFFDSLPGSLAHIQSNRLRPIAVAWDKRLESLPNVPTYAELGLKPINDAVWYGLVAPAKTPDDIVKKLNAATLKVLALPEVKERIVQSGSEPAGTTPAEFGAEIKAALERMKNTVKTQGITFDPSGS, encoded by the coding sequence ATGCCATCTTATAAACAGCTGCTCGCATTGATCGCTGGTCTGGCCATTGCCATATCCGCTCAGGCGCAGAACTACCCAAACAAAGCAATCAAGATGATCATTCCGTTCCCACCAGGAGGGGCGACTGACATCGTTGGCCGTATCGTCGCCGAAGCGCTGAGTAAAGAGCTCGGCCAACCGGTCGTGGTGGACAACAAAAGCGGTGCAGGCGGGAGTATTGGCACCACGGCTATCGCAAGAGCAGCGCCCGATGGATACACGCTAGGTATTGCGACTGTCGGCACGCACGCGGCCAATCCGGCTTGTAATCCAAAAGGCGGCTACGACGCATTACAAGACTTTGCGCCCATCAGCAATTTGGCACGTACGCCCAACGTACTGTCCATATTTCCTGGCATTGGAGCTAAAAACTACCAAGAGCTGCATGCTTACCTGAAGAAGAATCCAGGCAAAGTCCGCTATGCCACCGGCGGTGCGTGTGGCGTACATCATTTGACTGGCGCACTCTTTACCTCGCTGACTGGCACGGACATCATTCATGTCCCGTATCGTGGTTCTGGTCCAGCGTTGACCGATGTGATGAGTGGCCACGTTGAGTTATTTTTTGATAGCTTGCCAGGTTCGCTCGCCCATATTCAAAGCAATCGGCTGCGCCCGATTGCGGTGGCTTGGGATAAGCGACTGGAATCATTGCCCAACGTTCCAACATATGCGGAGCTCGGCCTAAAGCCTATCAACGACGCTGTCTGGTACGGCTTGGTTGCACCCGCCAAGACGCCTGATGACATCGTCAAAAAGTTGAACGCCGCAACCCTCAAGGTGTTGGCATTGCCTGAAGTCAAAGAGCGCATCGTTCAAAGCGGCTCGGAGCCGGCTGGAACAACACCAGCCGAGTTTGGTGCAGAAATAAAAGCAGCTCTTGAGCGGATGAAGAACACAGTGAAAACACAAGGCATCACGTTCGACCCCTCGGGTTCTTGA
- a CDS encoding AEC family transporter, producing MWLDIYAHIATLLLPVVCCAGIGAVCGVRKLTYPAQFIAMLATTISTPALVFYTLMTTRLDNLQLLEVGSATLLGLGLAAVFSGLALRSLNMPARTLGPTVTFPNTGNLGLPIAQLAFGDTGLAVAVAFFAVNSLVQHTLGVWVMSRGGNRGQPLPKGIMYACLLVVVLRASDIAAPAPLLESARLIGTLAVPLMLLNLGYALATVSRTGIRQGAVVGAMRLLIGLLAGALVIHMINLPPLVASVMTLQLAMPVAIVNCIYVQRFSTYGDVVAGAVLVSTAAFAVLCPLLIWLANTNRF from the coding sequence ATGTGGCTCGACATCTATGCCCATATCGCCACGCTTTTGCTGCCTGTCGTTTGCTGCGCGGGCATCGGTGCGGTTTGTGGTGTTCGCAAGCTCACCTATCCAGCGCAGTTCATCGCGATGCTCGCGACGACCATCAGCACGCCAGCGCTGGTGTTTTACACGCTAATGACGACAAGGCTAGACAACTTGCAGTTGCTGGAAGTCGGCTCTGCCACCTTGCTCGGACTCGGTCTTGCTGCCGTCTTTAGTGGGTTAGCCCTGCGCAGTCTCAACATGCCTGCGCGCACGCTCGGGCCCACGGTCACCTTTCCCAATACGGGCAATCTAGGACTTCCCATTGCGCAACTGGCGTTCGGTGACACTGGCTTGGCAGTTGCGGTCGCATTCTTTGCAGTCAACTCTCTCGTCCAGCACACGCTGGGTGTTTGGGTCATGAGCAGGGGCGGTAATCGCGGACAGCCTTTGCCAAAAGGCATCATGTACGCCTGCCTGCTGGTAGTCGTGCTGCGGGCGTCCGATATCGCAGCACCCGCACCCTTGCTCGAAAGTGCACGGTTGATTGGCACCCTCGCCGTGCCGCTAATGCTGCTGAATCTAGGGTATGCGCTCGCTACCGTATCGCGCACGGGTATTCGCCAAGGTGCCGTCGTTGGCGCCATGCGACTGTTGATCGGTCTGCTTGCCGGTGCGCTGGTCATTCACATGATCAATCTGCCGCCGCTAGTCGCCAGCGTGATGACGCTGCAATTAGCCATGCCGGTCGCGATCGTCAACTGCATCTACGTTCAGCGGTTCAGCACGTACGGCGACGTCGTGGCCGGCGCAGTACTGGTGTCGACCGCAGCGTTCGCTGTGCTGTGTCCGCTACTCATCTGGCTCGCGAACACCAACCGATTCTGA
- a CDS encoding GMC family oxidoreductase: MNQIKEEIVADYVIVGAGTAGCVLANRLSADGKHKVVLIEAGGRDRHPLIHIPAGFLRLLDHPSITWGFKTAPEAQACDREILFPRGRGLGGSSSINGLLYVRPFAADIDAWEASGAAGWNFANCLPYYCRSETWQDGKDPRRGSDGPIQVTRVASPPAVCAKVITAGEELGLEMVEDPNVTTRGPSIWYYQQTRHGRIRSSAARGYLWPVASRTNLNVHTDLYVKQVMMQGEGDQRTATGVECRRESGLTVFVKARKEVILSAGVIGTPRLLELSGIGDPHVLDNAGIRTQVPLRGVGNNLQDHYVTRLCFRIKDIATANERSHGAALAKEVAKYVVSGDGILTYSAAVIGAFASTGLTTRPDVQFVIAPGSFKEGRIGELEDEPGLSFGVWQMRPQSRGHVHITSSDSTKTPTIAPHYLSDPLDRQTVIAGLRIGRELANQPSLIPYVVGETVPGSQAATDEALLQYARDNGSTVYHGVGTCRMGTDPTAGCVVDAHLRVHGVKRLRVIDGSVMPTMTSTNTNATVLMIAERAADLLLNELQGDETLQPPVRKQAPHTA, from the coding sequence ATGAACCAGATCAAGGAAGAAATCGTTGCCGACTATGTGATCGTCGGTGCTGGCACGGCGGGCTGTGTACTCGCCAACCGGTTGTCAGCCGACGGCAAACACAAGGTGGTACTCATCGAGGCAGGCGGGCGCGATCGCCATCCATTGATTCACATTCCTGCTGGTTTTCTACGTTTGCTGGACCATCCAAGCATCACATGGGGGTTCAAGACAGCGCCCGAGGCGCAAGCGTGCGACCGCGAAATCTTGTTCCCGCGCGGCCGTGGGCTGGGAGGTTCCAGTTCAATCAACGGCCTGCTGTACGTGCGGCCCTTCGCCGCCGACATAGACGCATGGGAAGCGAGCGGCGCCGCAGGTTGGAATTTCGCCAACTGTCTGCCGTACTACTGCCGTTCCGAAACTTGGCAGGACGGGAAAGACCCACGTCGCGGTAGCGACGGTCCGATTCAGGTGACGCGCGTGGCTTCGCCACCAGCGGTTTGCGCCAAAGTGATCACGGCTGGAGAAGAGTTGGGACTAGAGATGGTTGAGGACCCGAACGTCACCACGCGAGGACCGTCTATCTGGTACTACCAACAAACGCGCCACGGCAGGATTCGCTCAAGTGCGGCGCGTGGTTATTTGTGGCCTGTCGCATCGCGCACCAACTTGAATGTGCACACCGACTTGTACGTGAAGCAGGTGATGATGCAAGGCGAGGGCGACCAGCGGACGGCCACCGGCGTCGAGTGCCGGCGTGAGAGCGGTCTGACCGTTTTCGTGAAGGCTCGCAAGGAAGTCATTCTCAGCGCTGGCGTCATCGGCACGCCGCGTCTGTTGGAGCTAAGTGGCATTGGCGATCCGCACGTTCTCGATAACGCGGGAATCCGCACGCAAGTGCCATTGCGAGGTGTGGGTAACAACCTGCAAGACCATTACGTGACAAGGTTGTGCTTTCGCATCAAGGACATTGCAACCGCCAATGAACGCTCACATGGCGCAGCCTTGGCCAAGGAAGTTGCGAAGTACGTGGTGTCAGGTGACGGTATCTTGACCTACAGCGCGGCTGTGATTGGTGCGTTCGCGTCGACGGGACTCACGACTCGGCCGGACGTGCAGTTTGTGATCGCGCCAGGCAGCTTTAAGGAAGGCCGCATCGGAGAACTGGAAGACGAGCCCGGTTTGTCGTTCGGTGTCTGGCAAATGCGCCCGCAAAGCCGCGGCCACGTCCACATCACGTCGAGCGATAGCACCAAGACACCCACCATAGCGCCGCATTATCTGAGTGACCCCTTGGACAGGCAAACGGTCATCGCCGGTCTGCGGATTGGCCGTGAATTGGCCAATCAGCCGTCACTCATACCCTACGTCGTTGGCGAAACCGTACCTGGCTCGCAGGCAGCCACCGACGAGGCGCTGCTGCAATACGCCCGCGACAACGGGTCAACCGTTTATCACGGCGTTGGTACATGCCGGATGGGCACAGACCCGACAGCAGGCTGCGTCGTCGATGCCCACTTGCGCGTGCATGGCGTGAAACGGCTGCGGGTGATCGACGGGTCTGTCATGCCTACCATGACGTCAACCAACACAAACGCCACCGTACTGATGATCGCCGAGCGGGCCGCCGATCTGCTGCTCAACGAGTTGCAAGGCGATGAGACGCTACAGCCGCCTGTGCGCAAGCAGGCACCACATACGGCATGA
- a CDS encoding CaiB/BaiF CoA transferase family protein: protein MSEQTKPMPLSGYTILDLSVMTAGPVGTMLLGDLGADVIKVEEPAHGDLARDLGNQFVNGESVQFMSQNRNKRSLRLDLKSPAGKAVFLRMAKTADVIVENFRPGTVDRLGIGYEAVRAINPQIIYASASAFGQSGPLAAWPANDPIVQAVAGLMDMTGEADGLPVRLGAPLPDFGAAAMMALGITTALLHRERTGIGQRIDTSLLAAALFSTIPRDGETIRSGKAPSRLGSGHPTMVPYRNYEGADGKYFFAACFTEKFWTNLCRVLGRIDLLTDERFINNTQRTANRHLLDAILEDAFVKQPADYWVKTLSEADVPCAAVQDYHTALTTDPQIKHTGAVLHFDHPVAGPMTNIANPLTLHGTPVELRRPPPVLGQHSEEVLREYGFSANEIDALMSNGVVKGSRLKDVAVTQPAE, encoded by the coding sequence ATGAGCGAACAAACTAAACCAATGCCGTTGAGCGGCTACACCATCCTCGACTTGAGTGTCATGACGGCTGGCCCTGTCGGCACCATGCTGCTCGGCGATCTGGGTGCGGACGTTATTAAGGTTGAAGAGCCGGCACACGGCGATCTAGCACGCGACCTAGGCAACCAGTTCGTGAACGGTGAAAGCGTGCAGTTCATGTCGCAGAATCGAAACAAGCGAAGCCTACGGCTAGACCTAAAGTCGCCTGCTGGCAAGGCAGTTTTCTTGCGCATGGCAAAGACGGCTGACGTGATCGTCGAGAATTTCCGTCCCGGTACGGTGGATCGACTGGGCATCGGCTACGAAGCCGTGCGCGCCATCAATCCACAAATCATTTACGCAAGTGCCTCTGCCTTCGGGCAAAGTGGCCCTTTAGCGGCTTGGCCCGCAAACGACCCAATCGTGCAAGCGGTTGCTGGGTTGATGGATATGACGGGTGAGGCCGATGGCCTGCCAGTGCGCCTAGGTGCCCCGCTGCCTGATTTCGGTGCGGCCGCCATGATGGCGCTAGGCATTACCACGGCACTGCTGCATCGCGAACGCACAGGCATTGGTCAGCGGATCGATACATCTTTGCTAGCGGCCGCGCTGTTCAGCACCATTCCACGCGACGGCGAAACTATCCGCAGCGGCAAAGCACCTTCACGGCTTGGTAGCGGCCATCCGACGATGGTTCCCTATCGCAACTATGAAGGCGCGGATGGCAAATACTTCTTTGCCGCCTGCTTCACCGAGAAGTTCTGGACCAATCTGTGCCGCGTGCTCGGGCGAATTGATCTACTGACAGATGAACGCTTCATCAACAACACTCAGCGCACCGCCAATCGCCATCTACTTGATGCGATATTGGAAGACGCTTTCGTCAAGCAGCCGGCTGACTATTGGGTTAAAACGTTGTCCGAAGCCGACGTACCCTGCGCGGCAGTGCAGGATTACCACACAGCCCTCACGACTGACCCCCAGATCAAGCACACCGGTGCAGTTCTACATTTTGACCATCCGGTCGCCGGGCCGATGACCAACATAGCCAATCCGCTGACGCTACACGGCACGCCCGTGGAATTACGACGACCGCCCCCGGTGCTCGGTCAGCACAGCGAAGAAGTGCTACGCGAATACGGTTTTAGCGCCAACGAGATCGATGCGCTGATGAGCAATGGCGTCGTCAAAGGATCACGTCTGAAAGACGTCGCTGTGACCCAACCTGCAGAGTAA
- a CDS encoding FAD-binding protein, which yields MSNNFVEELNRLGLTVEELNTDVVVVGGGGAASRAALSARLTGVDVLILAKAPLGTGGSTVHGASEIMSMGASGFGATADSPDVHYRDTMAAASGFIDRDLVRVLAEDAPKRIGDLIAYGVAFDRMKVEKVTPGNATDYKLIQSDFGSYARALGVSGKTGKAFVTALNEQAVKLGVKVRAPAGLVDLLLDAQGHAAGVLAFDASTHTWLVVHAKSVVLGTGGAHGLFSQQVSTSEMTGDGQAVLYRAGAELVNMEFHQFGPALVHPYVQLFSKSCFVLHPRMTNSQGHEFLPDYLPEGVSKNEVMDEKVFPFTVSNVSRYIDISIASEIAAGRGNARGTINFSLAHVPPEKLEATIPNTMRWMKANGIDPQKDSMDVGIAFQCMNGGVRMVDADARSTIPGVHVIGELAGGVRGPDRPGGNSLAEGQVFGHRAGHAAGLAARGGSVSPSVVGDAVIGRLQLALTPNPAFDVSSSVQRLQTAMQQHALVEKNEAGLNEALNVAFGIEASFAQGGGATLATLHKVLTIQNMATTASIILEACLERRETRSGHLRTDYMQRDDATYGHAFVQKRAKDGRSKFTPLKYPAAD from the coding sequence ATGAGCAATAACTTCGTCGAAGAACTAAATCGTCTGGGGCTTACTGTCGAGGAGCTGAACACCGATGTGGTGGTCGTGGGGGGGGGCGGGGCTGCGTCGCGCGCTGCGCTGTCCGCGCGATTGACCGGCGTCGACGTACTGATACTAGCCAAGGCACCTCTGGGCACGGGGGGAAGTACAGTGCACGGGGCCAGCGAAATCATGAGCATGGGCGCTTCTGGCTTCGGCGCAACGGCCGACAGCCCGGATGTGCATTACCGCGACACAATGGCGGCGGCCAGCGGCTTTATCGACCGCGACTTGGTACGCGTTCTTGCCGAAGACGCGCCCAAGCGCATCGGCGACCTAATTGCGTACGGTGTCGCTTTTGACCGAATGAAGGTCGAAAAGGTCACCCCGGGCAACGCCACGGACTACAAGCTGATACAGAGTGATTTCGGCAGCTACGCTCGGGCACTGGGCGTTTCAGGCAAGACCGGAAAGGCTTTCGTCACGGCGCTGAACGAACAGGCTGTCAAACTCGGCGTTAAAGTGCGCGCACCGGCTGGTCTCGTCGATTTGTTGCTCGATGCTCAGGGGCATGCAGCTGGCGTGTTGGCGTTTGATGCGTCGACCCATACCTGGCTGGTGGTTCATGCCAAGTCAGTGGTGCTGGGAACCGGCGGTGCACACGGTTTGTTCTCACAGCAGGTGTCAACGTCTGAGATGACGGGTGACGGGCAAGCCGTGCTGTACCGGGCAGGGGCTGAACTCGTCAACATGGAATTTCACCAATTTGGTCCGGCGCTGGTTCATCCCTACGTGCAGCTTTTTTCGAAGTCATGCTTCGTACTGCATCCGCGCATGACGAATTCGCAAGGCCACGAGTTTTTACCCGACTACCTACCAGAAGGCGTCAGTAAGAACGAAGTAATGGACGAGAAGGTATTTCCTTTCACAGTCAGCAACGTGTCGCGGTACATCGACATCTCGATCGCCTCGGAAATCGCGGCTGGCCGTGGTAATGCGCGCGGCACGATCAACTTCTCGCTGGCTCATGTGCCACCCGAGAAGCTGGAAGCGACCATTCCCAATACGATGCGTTGGATGAAGGCCAACGGCATCGACCCGCAAAAGGACTCGATGGACGTGGGCATTGCCTTCCAGTGCATGAACGGCGGCGTTCGCATGGTCGATGCCGATGCGCGTTCCACGATTCCTGGCGTACATGTCATTGGTGAGCTGGCTGGCGGCGTACGGGGCCCCGACCGACCCGGCGGTAACTCACTGGCCGAGGGGCAGGTGTTCGGACACCGGGCTGGTCATGCGGCGGGCCTGGCTGCTCGCGGCGGTTCTGTATCGCCCTCCGTTGTAGGCGATGCGGTTATCGGACGGCTGCAGCTTGCACTAACACCGAACCCTGCTTTCGACGTATCAAGCAGCGTTCAGCGGTTGCAAACCGCGATGCAGCAGCATGCGCTGGTCGAGAAGAACGAGGCTGGATTGAACGAGGCGCTGAACGTGGCGTTCGGCATCGAAGCGTCATTTGCCCAGGGCGGTGGGGCCACTCTGGCGACGCTACACAAAGTACTGACGATACAGAACATGGCGACGACGGCATCGATCATTTTGGAGGCGTGCTTGGAACGTCGCGAAACCCGCAGCGGCCATCTGCGTACTGACTACATGCAGCGCGATGACGCTACCTATGGCCACGCCTTTGTACAAAAGCGCGCGAAAGACGGCCGTAGCAAATTCACACCGCTGAAGTACCCGGCGGCCGATTGA
- a CDS encoding acyl-CoA dehydrogenase family protein: protein MNHEYTLAMLERADLRPYLNDEQFEFRRSINRVLTKHASSEYIGMCDEEKRFPKELIEVGVEQGWFALTLPEAYGGIGDYMDMTAFLEVAAYHSIALSRFWNANINMVGGAVARFASEEIKAEVLPALANGQGWLAFALSENGSGSDAASLTTRGVADGDDFIIDGTKMWITGAMQAKYILTAVRTDKEATKHNGISLFLVPTDTPGLEIRPIDLLGGSAIRTCEVNYVGVRVPKRLVVGELHMGWKRLTAVLAKERVALSAMCVGAAQAAVDLARWYALDRKQFGQPVFDFQAVSHMLVDMQTQVDAARMMAYRAAKLLVDGQPCDAESSQAKYFASDVYVKVATDGLQIMGANGYAMEYPMQRHYRESKLFQIFGGTNQVQRNIVARALKS from the coding sequence ATGAATCACGAATACACCCTGGCCATGCTCGAGCGCGCAGACTTACGTCCTTACCTGAATGACGAGCAATTCGAATTCCGCCGCAGTATCAACCGCGTGCTCACCAAGCATGCGAGCTCAGAATACATAGGCATGTGCGATGAAGAAAAGCGATTTCCAAAAGAGCTGATCGAGGTCGGCGTCGAACAAGGATGGTTCGCGCTCACGCTGCCAGAAGCTTATGGTGGCATCGGTGACTATATGGACATGACAGCGTTTCTCGAAGTTGCTGCCTATCACAGCATTGCGCTGAGTCGTTTCTGGAATGCAAACATCAACATGGTGGGTGGCGCAGTGGCGCGTTTTGCAAGCGAAGAGATAAAGGCTGAAGTTCTGCCCGCATTAGCCAACGGGCAAGGCTGGCTGGCTTTCGCGTTGAGCGAGAACGGCTCAGGGTCAGATGCCGCATCCCTCACCACACGTGGTGTGGCCGATGGTGATGACTTCATCATCGACGGTACCAAGATGTGGATTACCGGCGCGATGCAAGCCAAGTACATCCTCACCGCTGTGCGTACTGATAAAGAAGCCACCAAACACAATGGCATCAGTCTCTTTCTAGTACCAACCGATACGCCGGGTTTGGAAATCCGCCCGATTGACCTGCTTGGCGGCAGCGCCATCCGAACCTGTGAAGTCAACTATGTAGGCGTTAGGGTGCCCAAGCGTCTCGTAGTGGGCGAGCTGCACATGGGCTGGAAGCGTTTAACCGCCGTGCTAGCCAAGGAGCGCGTCGCCTTGTCGGCCATGTGTGTTGGCGCTGCGCAGGCTGCGGTTGATCTGGCACGCTGGTATGCGCTGGACCGCAAGCAATTCGGTCAGCCCGTGTTCGATTTTCAAGCGGTGTCGCACATGCTGGTTGACATGCAAACGCAGGTCGATGCGGCGCGCATGATGGCCTATCGCGCGGCCAAGTTGCTGGTCGATGGCCAGCCGTGTGATGCTGAGTCGTCACAAGCCAAGTACTTCGCGTCTGACGTGTACGTGAAGGTCGCCACTGACGGTCTCCAAATCATGGGTGCGAATGGCTACGCCATGGAGTACCCGATGCAGCGCCATTACCGCGAGTCAAAACTGTTTCAAATCTTTGGCGGCACCAACCAAGTCCAGCGCAACATCGTGGCGCGCGCTCTCAAGTCATAA
- a CDS encoding HpcH/HpaI aldolase family protein produces MKVIANRAKQRILNGELALGMGLRQARTVDIAQIAMSCDFDWLFIDMEHNSMSIDAAAQICQAALAVGITPMIRVPAHEAFHSTRLLDTGAQGIVIPHVSTEEQARAVVDFCRFTPLGRRSIPGSLPQTRFMPLPVPETVSLINAETLVVAMIETIEGRDNVDAIAAVPGIDVLLVGCTDMAAELGVPGQLGHASLKATLDTVFAACARHGKVAGVGGVYDEALMAEYIHMGARLILSGSDLAFLMAGARSRSSVLRSISLKGKLAAQA; encoded by the coding sequence ATGAAAGTCATAGCCAACCGCGCAAAACAACGCATCTTGAACGGCGAACTTGCGCTAGGTATGGGCCTTCGTCAGGCACGAACAGTTGATATCGCACAAATCGCCATGAGTTGCGACTTCGATTGGCTGTTCATCGACATGGAACACAACTCGATGAGCATAGATGCCGCCGCCCAAATCTGTCAGGCCGCGCTTGCCGTAGGCATCACACCGATGATTCGAGTGCCAGCGCACGAGGCTTTCCACAGCACCCGGCTGCTTGACACGGGGGCTCAGGGTATTGTGATTCCACACGTCAGCACGGAGGAGCAGGCACGTGCTGTGGTTGACTTCTGCCGCTTTACGCCGCTTGGCCGTCGCTCGATTCCCGGTAGCCTTCCACAGACGCGCTTTATGCCGCTGCCGGTGCCAGAAACAGTGTCATTGATCAACGCTGAAACGCTGGTTGTGGCGATGATCGAAACGATCGAAGGACGCGACAACGTCGACGCTATCGCTGCCGTGCCTGGCATCGACGTGCTACTCGTTGGCTGCACCGACATGGCGGCCGAACTTGGTGTGCCAGGCCAACTCGGCCACGCGAGTCTGAAGGCAACGCTCGACACTGTATTCGCCGCCTGCGCCCGCCACGGCAAGGTTGCCGGCGTGGGGGGGGTGTACGACGAAGCACTGATGGCGGAGTACATCCACATGGGCGCACGACTGATCCTGAGCGGCTCCGATCTTGCATTTCTGATGGCCGGCGCTCGTAGCCGTTCCTCGGTGCTGCGCAGCATCTCGCTGAAAGGAAAGCTGGCTGCACAGGCCTAA